The following is a genomic window from Collinsella aerofaciens ATCC 25986.
CCCAGCAAGCTTGGCGGCAGCAGGGGCATTCGAGACAAGGAGATTATAGCATGGCGGCAAACGCTGGCGAGACGAAGGTAAAGCTCTGGGAGGGAATCTGCTACCCAGAAAACATGCTCGATGATTGGCAGGAGGAGATAGACGACATCCTTCAAGTTCCGTTCGCTTACGCAATTCACGACATCGACCATGACCAGAAGAGCAAGCAGCGGAAGACCCATGTTCACATCATCGTGGTTTGGGGCGGCAACACGACCCGCAAGGCGATAATCAACGTCCTGAACCGCTTGAGCGCGGACGGCAAGAGGTGCTGCTCCTCTGCGGAGCCAGTCAACAACATCAGGCACGCATACGACTACCTCATCCACGACACGGCATCGTGCCGAAAGAAGGGCAAGGAACTGTACCCAGTCGAAGCCCGCATCGAGGGGAACAACTTCGACATCGGGCAGCTTGAGCAGCTCTCGACCAAGGACAAGCAGGACATGCTCTTCGAGTTGGTCGGCTTCATCATGGTCGAGAAGTTCGAGACCATCAATGACTTCACGACTGCGGCGTTGCGTGAGTTCCCCGAGCAGTACCGAGAAATCATCGTCGGCTACAACTCGATTCTCGAGCGCTACTGTCGCGGCAACTACCTGAACGCCGAACGCAAGCGCAAGGCACGTGAGACAGGCGCGTGCGGAAAAGTAGACGGGTCAATGGAGCAATGCGTGACTACGGGGGCGGAGTAGTTCCGCGTAGCGGATCTACGGAGACCTCGTTCACGGATTGCGGAATTGACGCGGCGGACAATTGGAAGACCAGACTGGGATAAGGGTCGATGGACGCTCTGCTCCATCGACCCTTTCCTTGCCCTCGTCGCACAGGAAAGGCGGATTTTCGGGCAAGGAAAGGCATATATATTGTCTTGATACTAAGAAATAGCGACTGAAAACCGCAGGTCAAGCCGTGCAATTTGGCCTTGTAAAAAAGAAAACCCTTGACCACACCGCACGCGCACTTCGGCTTCACGCCGATCAAGGACGGCACGCTTTCGTGGAAGAACTACTTCGACGGCAGGGACGCGCTGCGTGGTTTCCAAAACCGCTACTGGGAGCGCGTGGGCAAGCAATGGGGCTTGGAGCGCGGTGAGACTGGGAGCGGTCGAACCCACAAGACCACGCAGGAAATGAAGCGCGAAGCCCAGCGCGAAATAAAGGAACTCGACAAGCGGAAGGAGTGTCTTCGGCAAGA
Proteins encoded in this region:
- a CDS encoding Rep family protein gives rise to the protein MAANAGETKVKLWEGICYPENMLDDWQEEIDDILQVPFAYAIHDIDHDQKSKQRKTHVHIIVVWGGNTTRKAIINVLNRLSADGKRCCSSAEPVNNIRHAYDYLIHDTASCRKKGKELYPVEARIEGNNFDIGQLEQLSTKDKQDMLFELVGFIMVEKFETINDFTTAALREFPEQYREIIVGYNSILERYCRGNYLNAERKRKARETGACGKVDGSMEQCVTTGAE